The Fusarium oxysporum Fo47 chromosome II, complete sequence genome includes a region encoding these proteins:
- a CDS encoding uncharacterized protein (of unknown function-domain containing protein): SALFNFQSLLLVLLLLICTSAYVHHFTPGIMDRNKNGFMGIFWKCARIGERLSPYISICCVLMAVRY; encoded by the exons TCCgccctcttcaacttccaATCTCTCCTACTCGTCCTCCTGCTGCTTATATGCACGAGCGCATACGTTCACCACTTTACACCTGGCATCATGGATCGAAATAAGAACGG ATTCATGGGCATCTTCTGGAAATGCGCGAGGATAGGCGAAAGACTGAGTCCATACATAAGTATATGCTGTGTCCTCATGGCTGTACGTTAT